In a genomic window of Desulfobotulus pelophilus:
- a CDS encoding 3-oxoacyl-ACP synthase III family protein, whose amino-acid sequence MIRSLIRSTGRYLPPRLVTNEDLTRLMDTTDEWIQQRTGIEQRYWIPEEGGVGASDLGLEASRIALNRAGWQAEDLDLIIFATLSPDIFFPGSGCLLQDKLGLETTPALDIRQQCTGFIYGLATADAYIKAGMAKRVLVVGAEVHSSGLDITTRGRDVAVLFGDGAGAACVEGIETDKEIGILATALHAQGRHASSLMLEAPASRYTERITVEMLEQGRHYPSMEGKTVFKHAVKRLPEVTQEVLAKAGLTLSDIDLIIPHQANLRINQFYQRAIDVPDEKMFHNIMRYGNTTAGSIPIAMDEAIELGRLNPEKDTLLLAALGAGLTWAGLVYRFGS is encoded by the coding sequence ATGATCCGCAGTCTTATCCGAAGTACCGGCCGCTATCTTCCTCCCAGACTTGTAACAAACGAAGATCTTACCCGCCTGATGGATACAACCGACGAATGGATTCAGCAACGCACAGGCATTGAGCAACGATACTGGATTCCGGAAGAAGGGGGCGTTGGTGCTTCGGATCTGGGTCTCGAGGCATCCCGTATCGCACTGAACCGAGCTGGCTGGCAAGCCGAAGATCTTGACCTTATTATCTTTGCCACCTTAAGCCCGGATATTTTCTTTCCCGGATCAGGCTGTCTTCTTCAGGACAAACTGGGGCTCGAGACCACACCGGCACTGGATATCCGTCAGCAGTGTACGGGTTTCATCTATGGACTGGCTACAGCGGATGCCTATATCAAGGCCGGTATGGCAAAACGTGTGCTGGTGGTTGGTGCGGAAGTGCATAGTTCAGGCCTTGACATTACAACACGTGGCCGGGATGTGGCGGTTCTTTTTGGAGATGGTGCCGGAGCTGCCTGCGTGGAAGGCATAGAAACGGATAAGGAAATCGGCATTCTGGCCACCGCCCTGCATGCTCAGGGCAGGCACGCCTCCAGCCTTATGCTGGAAGCTCCCGCATCAAGATACACAGAACGCATTACGGTTGAAATGCTGGAACAGGGGCGGCACTATCCCAGCATGGAAGGAAAAACCGTATTCAAACATGCCGTTAAACGCCTTCCGGAAGTCACGCAGGAAGTTCTGGCCAAAGCCGGTCTTACCCTGAGCGACATTGATCTTATCATTCCCCATCAGGCCAATCTTCGCATCAATCAGTTTTACCAGCGGGCCATTGATGTGCCGGATGAAAAAATGTTTCATAATATTATGCGTTACGGCAACACAACCGCAGGAAGCATTCCCATTGCCATGGATGAAGCCATCGAGCTTGGTCGACTCAATCCGGAAAAGGATACCCTTCTGCTGGCCGCTCTGGGAGCCGGCCTTACCTGGGCAGGCCTTGTTTATCGTTTCGGTTCCTGA